AAGTTTTTCCATTTTGTCAGGAGTAGTGTCATAAGTTACTCCAATAGTAGTTGTTGTCCGTCTCATAGGGCGCTTGGAGAAGTTATTGACGTTAGAGTCCATTATCTCCTTGTTGGGTATTGTCACAAGGGTTTTTTCAGCTGTGCGTATTCTGGTCGAACGTATCCCGATCTCCTCAACCGTTCCGGTAACGCCGTTTACCTCGATAAAATCCTCTACCATGAAAGGTCTGTCCAGAAAAATTACTACTGAAGCGAATATCCCCGATATGGAATCCTGAGCTGCGAGAGCCATTGCCAGACCACCGATCCCCATTCCGGCGATAATTCCGCTTACAGGATATCCGTTGGACTGCATGTAAAAGATGATCCCGATAGCGACAACGATGAATTTGGCGAGCTTACGGAGTATAGGTATAAGCTGATCATCCATCCTTGACTCGGTATCAGCTGCGATGTCAGACATCTGTTCCGAAACTGCATCAATTGTTCTCATAATGAGCCAGAGGATGTTGATCGTAAGAAGGAAGAGGAATGCTTTTTTTATCCAGTCAACTGTAGAGAGTGGTAATGAATGGATCATCAAAGAGAGATAGATACCGATAATAATAATCAGGAAAGACGCCGGTTTAATCAGATCCCTTGCCAGAGCTGCTAAAAAACCAAGTTTTTTCTTTCCAGTTTTTCTCAATATGGAACTCAGGACGCATTTCAGTGCAAAAGCCAGCAGTACTATGATGATTGATGCAGCAATCTTGCCCAGGGGTAATCCACCTGTACTGTAGTTATAAATATCTGCCAGTGCTTTGCTCATTCCTTTACCTCCATCACGGGGCTGATTCAAGTCTTCATACCCAAACACAATGAAGAAGGTAACAGGTAGTGTCAACCAGCTCTGCATATTTCACCAGGACCCGGAACACCTGTCAGGGAACCCTGTATGTCACCGTGTATTATATTCCGCTATGATAATAGCAGTGTAGTGTATGGAACTGCATATCCCGTACGTTTGAATAAGGAATATTCTTTATTCTGACCCGCCTGTTGACAATTACAGGTGCAGCACACATTTCATTGGATTGCCCGTTTAAAAAATCCTGGAGGTATCTTGAATTTCGATAAGATCAGGGACTGGATACTGCAGCTGTCATTGGCGCTGATAATATTTTTTGGATTCCTGAGACCATTTGTTATAGAGGCATTCAGGATTCCCACACCCAGTATGGAAGGAACCATGCTTGTGGGAGATCATCTTCTTGTTATGAAAGTAGAAGAGGGACAGCGAATCCCATGGACCGATGAGATGGAACCACTTTTTCATAATTACAGGGGAAATTCTCATGGGTTGCTCATGCCTGCGACAGGTAACCCGGAAGCCGGAGAGATACTTGTGTTCAAATGCCCTGCGACTGGAAAGGATTTCATTAAGCGGACTGTAGCTGTGGCAGGTGATACCGTCAGGGTGAGTGGAGATACATTATACGTAAACGGTCAGCCATCTCCGGAATGGGCGTTATGCTATCAGGATGAATTCGAACCAAGTCCTATTGATCAGGCATGGCCTGACTGTATCGATGAACTGTATGGAAGAATTCGCGATCTTGCATACTGGGAGATTAGAAATAACTGTATTATTACCGAAGACGGTCTTCTGGCTTATGTCGTTCCCGAAGATCATGTATTCATGATGGGGGATAACCGGGATCACAGCAGCGACAGCAGGGTCTGGGGGGCATTACCGCTTGATCTGATTAAAGGTGAAGCTCTTCTGACTTACTGGTCATGGACACCTGGCGATGGTCTTCCAAAGTTTGACAGAGTAGCGAGGCTTATCAGGTGACCGATATCCTGTTGAATGAAACACTTCCTTACTCCGAAGCTTATTTTGAAAAAGTACCTGTTCGATTCCTGAACCTGAAAGAACTTTCCAGAGGAGCTCTTGACAGCAGAGATCTCCATAGAGATGGATACTGGAAAATCGACAGCAGGACCGGTCCGGTAGCCTATCACGCTATTAAGAACGGAACACCATATCGATTCATAGGGCGGGACGCAAAAGGACTAGAGGATTTCCTGCAATGGCTTGAGAATGATATTAAAGAAATGTACCTGTCCTATTACTTTGTTGAAGATAATGTGCTGAAATACCTTCTCAGATGCTGGACAGATCAACCTGTTCTGCGGAAGCTGAATGGATCCAAAGGACAGATAATGGACCTTTATGAGAAGCTGATAGGAAAAGGGGAATCCGGCCTTATCAGGACTGTAAAGGATGAAATTACAGCTCTGTTCCCGATTATTGATGGAAAAGCAGATATCGGCTGGTTACCAGGTAAAACTCTTGATGGCCCGGAAGTCTGGGAATATCTTGAGTACGAAGTTTCGACCGGATGTTCAGGATACTTCTATCCCGGGAAGACACATTCTTTGTCCGGTGTTGGTCTTGATGAGATATCCCTTCTTCTCAGTGCTTTTAATAACTGGTATACAGTGCTTCTGGAAAGATGGACTGATTGTTTTATGCAGTCAGTCCATATATTCGGAACCATGCGGAAAGAGATCCCTCTGCTTGCAAAACTCGTTCTTATACCAGATGAAGGTTTACAGCAGAAAATAGCTTTTGATGATCCTCAGAGGCTTCCTGAAGTTATTATATATCTTGTGAATGGTATCTCACATGAGAATGATAATCCGGATAAATGCATACAGCTGTTCAAAGACGTTAATTCCGACCAGAGACATGCGTTGAGTTCAGCAGGTCTCGGTGCGCTGATGGAAAGAAGAAAAAGTAAACGGATCAGCTCTGAAGGTAGCGCTTGATATCCTCCTGAGTGCCCATGATGAATATGTGATCATCTTCTCTGAAGACATCATCCGGTCTGGGAATCCTGTACTTCCTGCCATCATCCGTCATTCTTCCGATGTACGCGATATTCAGACCGAAGACCCGGCGAATATCCAGGTCTCTGAGCATCCGGCCAACCATCGCTTCCTTGACTTCCACATGCGCGAAGACAATTCCGCCTGAGAGGGGTATGTAGGATTCTACACCCTGCAGAGTGAGTCGCCTTGCTTCGGTGACACCCTGCGTCTGTTCCGGAGTGTAGATATGATCAGCCCCAACCGCCTGCAAAATGCGTGCTTCACGTTTGCTTGTGGCTCTGCTGTGAACCTTCAAACCCATATCCTTGAGTATTTTCGTTACAAGAACATTAGAGCCGAAATCTTCTCCTATTGCAACGATTACAAGATCCATGTTCGCCAGACCATGTGCTTCTAGAATATTCTCATCGGTGCAGTCAAAAGCTACTGCTGCAGAGACTGAATTACTGATCTCCTGTACAAGACGTTCGCTAATATCGATTGCAAGTACTTCCGCACCAAGATCTTCAAGCTTTGTCGCCATGCTGTATCCAAACGAACCCA
This region of Candidatus Aegiribacteria sp. genomic DNA includes:
- a CDS encoding mechanosensitive ion channel family protein — its product is MSKALADIYNYSTGGLPLGKIAASIIIVLLAFALKCVLSSILRKTGKKKLGFLAALARDLIKPASFLIIIIGIYLSLMIHSLPLSTVDWIKKAFLFLLTINILWLIMRTIDAVSEQMSDIAADTESRMDDQLIPILRKLAKFIVVAIGIIFYMQSNGYPVSGIIAGMGIGGLAMALAAQDSISGIFASVVIFLDRPFMVEDFIEVNGVTGTVEEIGIRSTRIRTAEKTLVTIPNKEIMDSNVNNFSKRPMRRTTTTIGVTYDTTPDKMEKLLIQLRQMLRDDESIDNDNVFVNFTGFGDSSLDIDMKYFILTTDYNVWLNKRESINLNIMRVVYGLELDFAFPSTTVYLEK
- the lepB gene encoding signal peptidase I, whose amino-acid sequence is MNFDKIRDWILQLSLALIIFFGFLRPFVIEAFRIPTPSMEGTMLVGDHLLVMKVEEGQRIPWTDEMEPLFHNYRGNSHGLLMPATGNPEAGEILVFKCPATGKDFIKRTVAVAGDTVRVSGDTLYVNGQPSPEWALCYQDEFEPSPIDQAWPDCIDELYGRIRDLAYWEIRNNCIITEDGLLAYVVPEDHVFMMGDNRDHSSDSRVWGALPLDLIKGEALLTYWSWTPGDGLPKFDRVARLIR
- a CDS encoding TrkA family potassium uptake protein produces the protein MKSQKFAVIGLGSFGYSMATKLEDLGAEVLAIDISERLVQEISNSVSAAVAFDCTDENILEAHGLANMDLVIVAIGEDFGSNVLVTKILKDMGLKVHSRATSKREARILQAVGADHIYTPEQTQGVTEARRLTLQGVESYIPLSGGIVFAHVEVKEAMVGRMLRDLDIRRVFGLNIAYIGRMTDDGRKYRIPRPDDVFREDDHIFIMGTQEDIKRYLQS